A genomic stretch from Candidatus Acidiferrales bacterium includes:
- a CDS encoding GMC family oxidoreductase, translating into MLTIQEKRLISYLKTLLVIYLLALVFITMSVPGKFDINVPEAILILTGFAVLTLVDALMCWYAIADIRRYIFLVRINIWESIILSVIGICNLIWHAAEGQIYLWAVAPSFSTVMWSITVFSVLNAVIGSLFLSSSQKARYNLKYFSPLQFRTLAALAEVVIYGEHEVISSEDVAHNVDSYFSSFEAKSKWTMALVISGLYFYPILSLLPPLPYIAPGSRHEFLKKRFYWDVEKRLIPGWWRTLAQGMIRIAKQMCYIGYYNDKRTFASVGYVPFSERKDHDERVSKSPRQPDPPLYVKTEKDFQKDSISGDVVIIGSGAGASILAKGVVESGRKVVMIERGNHERPETFTENEMDMVSRLFQDGAIQAARDFRFTVFQGSCVGGSTVVNNAVCFKIPEPVLDRWVDPKGLNTGLDKQGVMDSMDTAWKIIHANHMDEDKVRLNPGGYLFKKGCMKLGYNLAPDVTDSVNANISGCYGCGYCNIGCNYNKKLSMLVTVLPDIQKKFGKESLEIIAGCEAIKLQRSGNKISYVEGQFNDGRKLKVYGKTFVVAAGAISSSILLLKSKLGIKNAGMRLAFNTGSQLTAAFPTKIDSYDGLQISHYMKILPDTGFIMESWYNPPMFQSTAMPGWFEDHYNNMRRYDKLACVGVLVGSESNARARVAGLTHREIDYTPTPGDFQKLLKGLEVAGDIMFAAGADSVMPNTFKYYEFKSTKESNKMHEYIKDPTEITLGTGHPQGGNVIASSAETGVVNAEFKVFGYDNLFIADASVFPTSLGVNPQLTVMGLANYAVQFVKENRG; encoded by the coding sequence ACGCTACATTTTTCTCGTCAGGATTAACATCTGGGAGTCTATTATTCTTTCAGTCATTGGAATCTGCAATCTTATCTGGCACGCGGCGGAGGGACAGATTTACCTTTGGGCGGTCGCTCCGTCATTTTCCACGGTCATGTGGTCAATAACCGTCTTCAGCGTGTTGAACGCCGTCATCGGATCCCTCTTCCTTTCTTCGTCGCAAAAGGCAAGATATAATCTGAAATATTTTTCTCCTCTTCAGTTCAGAACGCTCGCTGCACTCGCAGAAGTTGTCATTTACGGCGAGCACGAGGTGATCTCGAGCGAGGACGTGGCGCATAATGTGGATTCTTATTTCAGCAGCTTCGAGGCGAAATCGAAGTGGACGATGGCGCTGGTGATCAGCGGACTATATTTCTACCCGATCCTGTCGCTTCTCCCGCCGCTTCCTTATATCGCTCCGGGAAGCAGACACGAGTTTTTGAAAAAACGATTTTACTGGGACGTCGAAAAGCGCTTGATACCTGGATGGTGGAGAACGCTTGCGCAGGGAATGATCAGGATCGCGAAACAAATGTGTTATATCGGATACTATAATGACAAACGGACATTCGCCTCCGTAGGTTACGTGCCGTTCTCGGAACGTAAGGACCATGACGAGAGGGTGAGCAAGTCGCCGAGACAGCCCGATCCGCCTTTGTATGTGAAAACCGAGAAGGATTTTCAGAAAGATTCCATAAGCGGCGACGTTGTCATCATCGGCTCCGGTGCAGGCGCTTCGATCCTCGCGAAAGGTGTCGTTGAAAGCGGCAGGAAAGTGGTTATGATAGAAAGGGGGAACCACGAACGGCCCGAGACATTTACCGAAAACGAGATGGACATGGTCTCGCGACTCTTCCAGGACGGCGCGATCCAGGCCGCGAGAGACTTCAGGTTCACAGTGTTCCAGGGAAGCTGCGTCGGCGGTTCGACGGTCGTCAATAACGCCGTGTGTTTCAAGATTCCGGAGCCGGTACTTGACAGATGGGTCGACCCGAAAGGGCTGAACACCGGCCTTGACAAACAAGGCGTCATGGATTCTATGGACACCGCCTGGAAAATAATCCATGCAAACCACATGGATGAAGACAAGGTGAGACTCAATCCCGGCGGTTACTTGTTCAAAAAAGGATGCATGAAACTTGGATACAATCTCGCACCGGACGTCACCGATTCCGTCAACGCGAATATTTCGGGATGCTACGGGTGCGGCTACTGCAATATCGGCTGTAATTATAATAAGAAACTCTCGATGCTCGTCACCGTTCTTCCCGATATACAGAAGAAATTCGGGAAAGAGAGCCTGGAGATCATAGCGGGCTGTGAAGCGATCAAATTGCAGAGAAGCGGGAACAAAATCTCCTACGTGGAGGGTCAGTTTAATGACGGGAGAAAATTGAAAGTCTACGGGAAAACCTTCGTCGTCGCGGCGGGAGCAATCTCCTCGAGCATCCTCCTCCTGAAATCGAAACTCGGAATAAAGAACGCAGGGATGAGACTGGCGTTCAATACCGGCTCCCAGCTAACTGCTGCGTTTCCGACCAAAATAGATTCTTACGACGGCCTGCAGATTTCTCATTACATGAAGATACTTCCCGATACGGGCTTTATCATGGAATCATGGTACAACCCGCCGATGTTCCAGTCGACTGCGATGCCCGGATGGTTCGAGGATCATTACAACAACATGAGACGATACGACAAGCTCGCATGCGTCGGTGTGCTGGTCGGGTCCGAATCGAACGCACGCGCGCGAGTTGCCGGACTTACGCACAGGGAGATCGATTACACACCGACTCCCGGCGATTTCCAGAAACTGTTGAAGGGACTCGAAGTGGCAGGCGACATCATGTTTGCTGCCGGCGCAGACTCAGTGATGCCGAATACTTTCAAGTACTACGAGTTCAAATCGACAAAAGAATCCAACAAGATGCACGAGTACATCAAAGACCCGACTGAGATCACTCTGGGCACGGGCCATCCGCAAGGCGGGAACGTCATTGCGAGCAGTGCCGAGACCGGAGTTGTGAATGCAGAGTTCAAGGTGTTCGGATACGATAACCTGTTCATAGCCGACGCGAGCGTATTTCCGACGAGCCTCGGCGTTAATCCACAGTTGACCGTGATGGGATTGGCGAACTATGCAGTGCAGTTCGTGAAAGAAAACAGGGGATAG